The following are from one region of the Mesorhizobium sp. B4-1-4 genome:
- a CDS encoding sigma-54-dependent transcriptional regulator, producing MTGSILIVDDDPVQRRLLEAAVTRFGHTAIVVDSGAAGLDVLDGPGARDVSVVILDLAMPGLDGIGVLKAMRERDISVPVIVQTAQGGIETVVSAMRHGAFDFVVKPASPDRLQASISNALKVEAVEGEVKRTSRKRGGLLTFRDMITHSPAMDRVIRLGQKAAASNIPILIEGESGVGKELVARAIQGSGDRRSKPFVTVNCGAIPDNLVESILFGHEKGSFTGATDKHTGKFVEAHSGTLFLDEIGDLPLDVQVKLLRAVQDGEVDPVGGRSTVKVDIRLISATHRNLLQQVKDGKFREDLFYRLNVYPIFVPPLRDRRDDIPHLVTHFMEKVAPADPRRRLQGISAAALAVLQAYDWPGNIRQLENAVFRASVLCEGDVLTIDDFPQIRAQVEGIVNLETDDAAPHVSSPAGPCDEEVLVGDDVPAAESDPPAMFQPRFGTLRALDERGNVRALADVEFEMIRLAIDHYNGQMSEVARRLGIGRSTLYRKLKEYGIDPETGRIDRLAS from the coding sequence ATGACAGGTTCCATACTCATAGTCGATGACGATCCCGTGCAGCGCCGGCTGCTCGAAGCCGCGGTGACGCGCTTCGGCCACACGGCCATCGTGGTCGACAGCGGCGCCGCCGGGCTCGACGTGCTTGACGGGCCCGGTGCCCGCGACGTCTCGGTGGTTATTCTTGACCTGGCCATGCCCGGACTCGACGGCATCGGCGTGCTGAAGGCGATGCGCGAACGCGACATCAGCGTGCCAGTCATCGTCCAGACCGCGCAGGGCGGCATCGAAACCGTGGTTTCGGCGATGCGCCACGGCGCCTTCGACTTCGTCGTCAAGCCGGCTTCGCCCGACCGGCTGCAAGCTTCGATCTCCAATGCGCTCAAGGTCGAGGCGGTCGAGGGCGAGGTCAAGCGCACGTCGCGCAAACGCGGCGGGCTGCTGACCTTCAGGGACATGATCACCCACAGTCCGGCCATGGACCGGGTGATACGCCTCGGCCAGAAAGCGGCTGCCTCAAACATCCCGATCCTGATCGAAGGCGAATCCGGCGTCGGCAAGGAATTGGTGGCGCGTGCCATCCAGGGCAGCGGCGACCGCCGCTCGAAACCATTCGTCACCGTCAATTGCGGCGCCATCCCCGATAATCTGGTCGAGAGCATCCTGTTCGGCCACGAGAAAGGCTCGTTCACCGGCGCCACCGACAAGCACACCGGCAAATTCGTCGAGGCGCATTCCGGCACGCTGTTTCTCGACGAGATCGGCGACCTGCCGCTCGATGTGCAGGTGAAACTGTTGCGCGCCGTCCAGGACGGCGAGGTCGACCCGGTCGGCGGCCGCTCGACCGTCAAGGTCGACATAAGGCTGATTTCGGCGACGCACCGCAACCTGCTGCAGCAGGTCAAGGACGGTAAGTTCCGCGAGGACCTCTTTTACCGACTGAACGTCTATCCGATCTTCGTGCCGCCCCTGCGCGACCGCCGCGACGACATTCCCCACCTGGTCACGCATTTCATGGAGAAGGTGGCGCCGGCCGACCCTCGGCGTCGCCTGCAAGGCATTTCGGCGGCAGCGCTTGCCGTGCTGCAGGCCTATGATTGGCCTGGCAACATCCGGCAGCTGGAGAACGCCGTCTTCCGCGCCTCGGTGCTGTGTGAAGGCGACGTGCTGACGATCGATGATTTTCCGCAGATCCGCGCGCAGGTTGAAGGCATCGTCAATCTCGAAACGGACGATGCGGCGCCTCACGTTTCGTCGCCCGCGGGGCCGTGCGATGAGGAGGTGCTGGTCGGCGACGACGTTCCGGCGGCAGAGTCCGATCCGCCGGCCATGTTTCAGCCCAGATTCGGCACGCTGCGGGCACTCGACGAACGCGGCAATGTGCGGGCGCTGGCCGACGTCGAATTCGAGATGATCAGGCTCGCCATCGATCACTATAACGGCCAGATGAGCGAGGTCGCCCGGCGTCTCGGCATCGGCCGCTCGACGCTTTACCGCAAGCTAAAGGAATACGGCATCGATCCGGAAACAGGCCGTATCGACCGGCTCGCGTCCTAG
- a CDS encoding M3 family oligoendopeptidase translates to MRMMFGRRLAAPASGQGAAELGDLPEWNLADLYAGMDAPELKRDIARAAADAIAFETRWKGTLATEAGRGGAGRLGEALVAYEALEELIGRIVSYAGLIYAGNTADPQRAKLYGDVQEKMTDASAHLLFFALELNLIDDAAIEGALVADPVFGHYRPWVLDLRMDKPYQLEDRVEQLFHEKSITGRGAWNRLFDETMTDLRFDVDGEELTLEPALNRLQDADGEVRRRASEALAATFRKNLRTFTLITNTLAKDKEISDRWRGFEDIADSRHLANRVERGVVDALATAVREAYPRLSHRYYAMKARWLGMEVMNHWDRNAPLPETPQAVIGWDEARNTVLSAYHRFSPEMAEIARTFFDRNWIDAPVRPGKSPGAFAHPTVPSAHPYVLLNYMGKPRDVMTLAHELGHGVHQVLAAGQGALMASTPLTLAETASVFGEMLTFRSLLERTTDRRERKAMLAQKVEDMINTVVRQIAFYEFERKVHAERRNGELTSDRLGQFWLEVQAESLGPAIKLREGYEVFWTYIPHFIHSPFYVYAYAFGDCLVNSLYAVYQNAERGFQDKYFEMLRAGGTKHHSELLAPFGLDATDPAFWQIGLGVIGGLIDELEALDG, encoded by the coding sequence ATGCGCATGATGTTTGGTCGGCGGCTTGCGGCACCGGCGTCCGGTCAGGGCGCGGCCGAGCTTGGCGATCTGCCGGAATGGAACCTTGCCGACCTCTATGCCGGCATGGACGCGCCGGAACTGAAGCGTGACATCGCCAGGGCCGCCGCCGACGCGATTGCGTTCGAAACGCGCTGGAAGGGCACGCTCGCCACCGAGGCCGGGCGCGGCGGCGCCGGCAGGCTGGGCGAGGCGCTGGTTGCCTATGAAGCACTGGAAGAGCTGATCGGCCGCATCGTCTCCTATGCCGGCCTGATCTATGCCGGCAACACCGCCGACCCGCAGCGCGCCAAGCTCTATGGCGACGTCCAGGAGAAGATGACCGACGCCAGCGCGCATCTTTTGTTCTTCGCGCTCGAACTGAACCTGATCGACGACGCCGCGATCGAAGGAGCGCTCGTTGCCGACCCGGTGTTCGGCCACTACCGGCCCTGGGTGCTCGACCTTCGCATGGACAAACCTTACCAGCTCGAGGATCGCGTCGAGCAGCTTTTCCACGAGAAGTCGATCACCGGGCGCGGCGCCTGGAACCGCTTGTTCGACGAGACGATGACCGACCTCCGTTTCGACGTCGATGGCGAGGAGCTGACACTGGAGCCAGCGCTGAACCGCCTGCAGGATGCCGATGGTGAGGTGCGCCGCCGGGCCTCCGAGGCGCTGGCCGCGACCTTCCGCAAGAATCTGCGCACCTTCACGCTGATCACTAACACGCTGGCCAAGGACAAGGAAATCTCCGACCGCTGGCGCGGATTCGAGGACATCGCCGATTCACGTCACCTTGCCAACCGGGTCGAGCGTGGCGTGGTCGACGCGCTTGCCACCGCGGTGCGCGAGGCCTATCCGCGCCTGTCGCATCGCTATTACGCGATGAAAGCGCGCTGGCTTGGCATGGAGGTGATGAACCACTGGGACCGCAACGCGCCTCTGCCGGAGACGCCGCAGGCGGTGATCGGCTGGGATGAGGCCAGGAACACGGTGCTCTCGGCTTACCATCGCTTCTCGCCCGAAATGGCCGAGATCGCACGCACCTTCTTCGACCGCAACTGGATCGACGCCCCGGTGCGCCCGGGCAAGTCGCCGGGCGCCTTCGCGCACCCGACCGTGCCCTCCGCGCACCCCTATGTGTTGCTCAACTACATGGGCAAGCCGCGCGACGTGATGACGCTGGCGCATGAGCTTGGTCACGGCGTGCACCAGGTACTGGCCGCCGGCCAGGGGGCACTGATGGCCTCGACACCGCTGACGCTGGCCGAGACGGCCTCCGTCTTCGGCGAGATGCTGACCTTTCGTTCGCTGCTCGAGCGGACCACGGACAGGCGTGAGCGCAAGGCCATGCTCGCCCAGAAGGTCGAGGACATGATCAACACGGTGGTGCGCCAGATCGCCTTCTACGAATTCGAGCGCAAGGTGCATGCCGAGCGCCGCAACGGCGAACTGACATCCGACAGGCTCGGCCAGTTCTGGCTGGAGGTGCAGGCCGAGAGCCTGGGGCCCGCGATCAAGTTGCGCGAGGGCTACGAGGTCTTCTGGACCTACATTCCGCACTTCATCCACTCGCCCTTCTACGTCTACGCCTATGCTTTCGGCGACTGCCTGGTGAACTCGCTCTACGCCGTCTACCAGAATGCCGAGCGGGGCTTCCAGGACAAGTATTTCGAGATGTTGCGCGCCGGCGGCACCAAGCATCACTCCGAGCTTCTGGCGCCTTTCGGGCTCGACGCCACCGATCCCGCCTTCTGGCAGATCGGACTTGGCGTGATCGGCGGCCTGATCGACGAACTGGAAGCACTGGACGGCTGA
- a CDS encoding proton-conducting membrane transporter, with translation MGTFFYMLLAFLVGVLVGWFLWGRLRGELDSLRGDLDRTRGERDRLRADSDRLTGELNACGKTRADLERQLREAQASSGTGAAKASQSPAAPVSAPAAAKSAPAAAKAAPAKPAAKAAPATTAKSAAPKPSAPAKPAASKPAVSPASATKSSAASRPVAAKKAAPAAVKPAAAKPDNLRRLIGIGPVNEKLLRGQGVTSFAQIAAWTADDIERIEHALQFGGRVERERWVEQAKLLAAGDEREFARRFPSAGTSSNS, from the coding sequence ATGGGCACTTTTTTCTACATGCTCCTGGCGTTCCTTGTGGGTGTACTGGTTGGCTGGTTCCTCTGGGGCCGGCTGCGCGGTGAGCTCGACAGCCTGCGCGGCGACCTCGACCGCACCCGTGGCGAGCGCGACAGGCTGCGTGCCGACAGCGACCGCCTGACCGGCGAACTCAATGCATGTGGCAAGACCCGCGCCGATCTCGAGCGCCAGTTGCGCGAGGCGCAGGCTTCCTCGGGAACCGGCGCGGCAAAGGCCAGTCAGTCGCCGGCAGCCCCGGTGTCGGCGCCGGCTGCTGCCAAATCCGCTCCGGCGGCGGCCAAGGCTGCGCCTGCCAAACCAGCCGCGAAGGCCGCGCCAGCGACCACAGCCAAATCGGCCGCGCCGAAGCCATCCGCTCCAGCCAAACCGGCCGCGAGCAAGCCCGCAGTCTCCCCAGCTTCGGCAACAAAGAGTTCGGCCGCGTCCAGGCCGGTAGCCGCCAAGAAGGCTGCACCGGCGGCAGTCAAGCCGGCAGCGGCAAAGCCCGACAATCTGCGCCGGTTGATCGGCATCGGCCCGGTCAACGAGAAGCTGCTCAGGGGACAAGGCGTGACCAGCTTCGCCCAGATCGCAGCCTGGACGGCCGACGACATCGAGCGGATCGAACACGCCCTGCAATTCGGCGGTCGCGTCGAACGCGAGCGCTGGGTCGAACAGGCCAAGCTGCTGGCCGCCGGCGACGAGAGGGAATTCGCCCGGCGCTTCCCCAGCGCGGGAACTTCCAGCAATAGCTGA
- a CDS encoding aminodeoxychorismate synthase component I, with the protein MPVPMSLPAAIFRNDDSARQLVFDRPADIIVAHGARDFAPALQAAQAAHDTGKWLAGYFSYEAGYLLEPKLVPLLPEGRRAPLVCLGVFDAPVEEAVRERTAAATNGPIFDARAAWSFDDYEKRFTRLHQHIRQGDCYQGNLTFPVQAQWSGDPLAAFDALTERQPVKYGALVALEGPIVLSRSPELFFEIDAGGIIETHPMKGTAPRGATKAEDERQKNFLRNDEKNQAENRMIVDLLRNDISLISEVGTLEVPELFRIESYPTVHQMVSDVKAKLLPGLTIRQIFAALFPCGSITGAPKIRAMEILHDLEGMPRDVYCGAIGWIAPGGTMRFSVAIRTISLFANGEAVYNVGGGIVFDSVAEEEYQECLLKARFATGTPPISS; encoded by the coding sequence ATCCCGGTTCCCATGTCCCTGCCCGCCGCCATTTTCCGCAACGACGACAGCGCGCGCCAGCTCGTTTTCGACCGGCCGGCCGACATCATCGTGGCGCATGGCGCCCGGGATTTCGCGCCGGCGCTGCAGGCCGCGCAAGCCGCGCACGACACCGGCAAATGGCTGGCCGGCTATTTCTCCTACGAAGCGGGTTACCTGCTCGAGCCGAAACTTGTGCCCCTGCTGCCGGAGGGGCGCCGGGCGCCGCTGGTCTGCCTTGGCGTCTTCGATGCGCCGGTCGAGGAGGCGGTGCGTGAACGCACGGCTGCGGCGACCAATGGCCCGATCTTCGATGCAAGGGCGGCCTGGTCGTTCGACGACTATGAGAAGCGCTTTACGCGGCTGCACCAGCACATCAGGCAAGGCGATTGCTACCAGGGCAATCTGACCTTTCCGGTGCAGGCGCAATGGTCGGGCGATCCGCTGGCAGCCTTCGACGCACTGACCGAACGCCAGCCGGTGAAATATGGCGCGCTGGTCGCGCTGGAGGGCCCGATCGTGCTGTCGCGCTCGCCCGAACTCTTCTTCGAAATCGACGCCGGTGGCATCATCGAGACCCATCCGATGAAGGGCACCGCGCCGCGCGGCGCGACCAAGGCCGAAGACGAGCGGCAGAAGAACTTCCTGCGCAACGACGAAAAGAACCAGGCCGAGAATCGGATGATCGTCGATCTCCTGCGCAACGACATCTCGCTGATCAGCGAGGTCGGCACGCTGGAGGTGCCGGAACTGTTCCGCATCGAGAGCTATCCGACCGTTCACCAGATGGTCAGCGACGTCAAGGCGAAGCTGCTGCCCGGTCTTACCATCCGCCAGATCTTCGCGGCGTTGTTTCCCTGCGGCTCGATCACCGGGGCGCCAAAAATCCGCGCCATGGAAATCCTGCACGATCTGGAAGGCATGCCGCGCGACGTCTATTGCGGCGCCATCGGCTGGATCGCTCCCGGAGGCACCATGCGCTTTTCGGTGGCGATCCGCACCATCTCGCTCTTTGCCAATGGCGAGGCCGTCTACAATGTCGGCGGCGGCATCGTTTTCGATTCGGTCGCCGAAGAGGAGTATCAGGAGTGTCTGCTCAAAGCCCGCTTCGCGACGGGGACACCGCCGATTTCGAGCTGA
- a CDS encoding aminotransferase class IV family protein produces MSAQSPLRDGDTADFELIETMRWEPGTGFLRFDRHLARLYGSAAELGFACDPRRIAEVLSDALDGARGAMRTRLALSRNGDATASAQPYEPLAADKVWMLRLARTRLDSNNKLLRHKTSRRQLYTHARSEYLVNQADEVILANERGEICEGTITNIFADFGDGVLATPRLDCGLLPGVLREALLDEGRAEEAIYSYDDLMLAKAVFVGNSLRGLIPARLA; encoded by the coding sequence GTGTCTGCTCAAAGCCCGCTTCGCGACGGGGACACCGCCGATTTCGAGCTGATCGAGACCATGCGCTGGGAGCCGGGGACGGGCTTCCTGCGCTTCGATCGCCACCTTGCGCGGCTCTATGGTTCGGCGGCGGAGCTCGGCTTTGCCTGCGATCCGCGAAGGATCGCGGAGGTGTTGAGCGACGCCCTCGATGGCGCCCGTGGCGCCATGCGCACCCGGCTTGCCTTGTCGCGCAACGGCGACGCGACCGCCTCGGCGCAGCCTTATGAACCGCTCGCCGCCGACAAGGTCTGGATGCTGCGACTGGCGCGAACGAGGCTCGATTCGAACAACAAGCTGCTGCGCCACAAGACCAGCCGGCGCCAACTCTACACCCATGCCCGCTCCGAATATCTCGTCAACCAGGCCGACGAGGTGATCCTGGCCAATGAGCGAGGCGAAATCTGCGAGGGCACCATCACCAATATCTTCGCCGATTTCGGCGACGGCGTGCTGGCAACACCCCGGCTCGACTGTGGCTTGCTGCCTGGCGTACTGCGCGAGGCGCTTCTGGATGAAGGCCGGGCCGAGGAAGCAATCTACAGCTACGATGATCTGATGTTGGCCAAGGCGGTGTTCGTCGGCAATTCGCTGCGCGGCCTGATCCCGGCGAGGCTGGCCTGA
- a CDS encoding heme-dependent oxidative N-demethylase family protein: MSLRQPTHTPYDGSSKLFTIGLKPLDPADWIEIDDHLPAYLAEKRRLYAEIPERVFVQEDGTRDAQQEVLDLLGAYLPQRFPGTYRRTDAGIEIVGATKQPALPSGICSAPLVEASLLVQEDLILMRRDDSGWRLAAGSLCFPSSWSLNEKFGKPLQQIHAPVPGFGPGTRPAELINRMFDGLQGQAVERYNWSIQSGGALYHPLSNVERIDRATNRPTRFPDGDVKAHAFIRVERQTLRKLPSSRDILFTIRIHLDPLAVLARHPDRTTLAMSFAAQLKELDLAQLDYKGLTSDRDRLVSVLNHMAKDG, encoded by the coding sequence ATGAGTCTTCGCCAGCCCACCCATACGCCCTATGACGGCTCCTCGAAACTCTTCACCATCGGGCTGAAGCCGCTCGACCCCGCGGACTGGATCGAGATCGACGACCATCTGCCGGCGTATCTCGCCGAGAAGCGCCGGCTTTACGCCGAAATTCCGGAGCGGGTCTTCGTCCAGGAGGACGGGACTCGCGATGCCCAGCAGGAAGTGCTCGACCTGCTCGGCGCATACCTGCCTCAGAGATTTCCGGGCACCTATAGGCGCACCGATGCGGGCATCGAAATTGTGGGCGCCACGAAGCAACCTGCCCTGCCTTCCGGTATCTGCAGCGCACCGCTCGTCGAAGCCTCCCTGCTGGTTCAGGAAGACCTGATCCTGATGCGCCGCGACGACAGCGGCTGGCGGCTCGCCGCGGGTTCGCTGTGCTTCCCTTCGTCCTGGTCGCTCAATGAAAAATTCGGCAAGCCGCTGCAGCAGATCCACGCGCCGGTGCCGGGCTTCGGCCCGGGCACCAGGCCGGCTGAATTGATCAACCGCATGTTCGACGGCCTGCAGGGGCAAGCCGTCGAACGCTACAACTGGTCGATCCAGTCGGGCGGTGCGCTCTACCATCCGCTGTCCAACGTCGAGCGCATCGACCGCGCCACGAACCGGCCGACACGCTTCCCCGACGGTGACGTCAAGGCGCACGCCTTCATCCGCGTCGAGCGCCAGACGCTGCGCAAGCTGCCCTCTTCGCGCGACATCCTGTTCACCATCCGAATCCATCTCGATCCGCTCGCCGTGCTGGCGCGGCACCCCGACCGGACGACGCTCGCAATGTCCTTTGCCGCCCAGCTTAAAGAACTCGATCTTGCCCAGCTCGACTACAAGGGCCTGACATCGGACCGCGATCGGCTGGTGTCGGTCCTTAACCACATGGCCAAGGATGGCTAG
- a CDS encoding homospermidine synthase, whose translation MANENWPVYGEITGPVVMIGFGSIGRGTLPLIERHFKFDKSRMTVIDPRDTDRKLLDERGIAFVQEAVTEKNYKKLLTPLLTNGGGQGFCVNLSVDTGSVDLMKLCRKLGMLYIDTVVEPWLGFYFDAKADNASRTNYALREALIKEKHDKPGGATAVSTCGANPGMVSWFVKQALVNLATDLGMDFSEPAQDDREGWAKLMKKAGVKGIHIAERDTQRTKKPKPMDMFWNTWSVEGFISEGLQPAELGWGTHEKWMPKNGKKHKHGSKAAIYLEQAGANTRVRSWCPTPGAQYGLLVTHNEAISIADFFTVRSKKGKVQYRPTCHYAYHPCNDAMLSLDEMFGAAGKPQPVHHVLDENELVDGVDELGVLLYGHDKNAYWYGSQLSLAEARKLAPYQNATGMQVTSAVLAGMVWALENPQAGIVEADEMDYRRCLDVQLPYLGPVKGYYTDWTPLDRRPGLFPEDLDRSDPWQFRNILVR comes from the coding sequence ATGGCGAATGAAAACTGGCCTGTTTACGGTGAGATCACCGGCCCTGTGGTGATGATCGGCTTCGGTTCGATCGGACGGGGAACGCTGCCTCTCATCGAACGCCATTTCAAGTTCGACAAGTCGCGCATGACTGTCATCGACCCGCGCGATACCGACCGCAAGCTGCTCGACGAGCGCGGCATCGCCTTCGTCCAGGAAGCAGTGACCGAGAAGAACTACAAGAAGCTTTTGACGCCGCTTCTGACCAATGGCGGCGGCCAGGGCTTTTGCGTCAACCTCTCAGTCGATACCGGTTCGGTGGACCTGATGAAGCTCTGCCGCAAGCTTGGCATGCTCTATATCGACACCGTCGTCGAGCCATGGCTGGGCTTCTATTTCGATGCCAAGGCCGACAATGCCAGCCGCACCAACTATGCGTTGCGCGAAGCGCTGATCAAGGAAAAGCACGACAAGCCGGGCGGCGCCACCGCCGTCTCCACCTGCGGTGCCAACCCGGGCATGGTCTCGTGGTTCGTCAAGCAGGCGCTGGTCAACCTCGCCACCGACCTTGGCATGGACTTCTCGGAGCCGGCACAGGACGACCGTGAGGGCTGGGCCAAGCTGATGAAGAAGGCCGGCGTCAAGGGCATCCACATCGCCGAGCGTGACACCCAGCGCACCAAGAAGCCGAAGCCGATGGATATGTTCTGGAACACCTGGTCGGTCGAGGGCTTCATCTCGGAAGGATTGCAGCCCGCCGAACTCGGCTGGGGCACGCACGAGAAGTGGATGCCGAAGAACGGCAAGAAGCACAAGCACGGCTCCAAGGCCGCGATCTATCTCGAGCAGGCCGGCGCCAACACGCGCGTGCGCTCCTGGTGCCCGACCCCGGGCGCCCAATACGGCCTGCTGGTGACGCATAACGAGGCGATCTCGATCGCCGATTTCTTCACCGTCCGCTCCAAGAAGGGCAAGGTTCAGTACCGGCCGACCTGCCACTATGCCTACCACCCCTGCAACGACGCGATGCTGTCGCTGGACGAGATGTTCGGCGCCGCCGGCAAGCCCCAGCCGGTGCACCACGTGCTTGACGAGAACGAACTGGTCGACGGCGTCGACGAGCTCGGCGTCCTGCTCTACGGCCACGACAAGAACGCCTACTGGTACGGCTCGCAACTGTCGCTCGCCGAGGCGCGCAAGCTGGCGCCCTATCAGAATGCCACCGGCATGCAGGTCACCTCGGCGGTTCTGGCCGGCATGGTCTGGGCGCTGGAAAATCCTCAGGCCGGCATCGTCGAAGCCGACGAGATGGATTACAGGCGCTGCCTGGACGTGCAGTTGCCTTATCTCGGGCCGGTCAAGGGTTACTATACCGATTGGACGCCGCTCGACCGGCGCCCGGGCCTCTTCCCCGAGGACCTCGACCGTAGCGACCCGTGGCAATTCCGCAACATCCTCGTCCGATAG